Genomic window (Arachis hypogaea cultivar Tifrunner chromosome 13, arahy.Tifrunner.gnm2.J5K5, whole genome shotgun sequence):
GATTTTCGATTTAAATTAGATTGGATAAACGGTTTAATTTAAATCGGTTTGAATTTGAACGCCCTGcccataaatattaattaattagaggAGGTGGTGTGAGAAATTTATAATAAAACAACTAGGATTACAAGCATACACTACTCTATATTCATCTTGATGTTGTTGTTGTCtgcataaacagaaaaatagccGAAAGCATTGGACTTCCCTTCACTAAGAAGCAGACATGGGGATGCTCCTCGCATTTCTTCTTTGCCACTCGTTCCCTTCCCATTTAATAACTCCTCCCTCTCACTTTTCCCTTTGGTTCTTTCCATCTCTCTGGTAAGAATCCACTCTCGTTTCGCTTCATTTCAATTCTTCGAGAGATACATACCTACGCACATATTTGCACTTCCAATTGCATGCATCGTCTTCTCCCTCTTTCATTTTAAACATGTCAATTACCGAGTATGCTTTGAGTTCAATTCCCAAGGAGCCGGTCAATTGGGAAAGCCAACTGGGACATGTCCCTGTGGATCCAATTGTTATATATCTCACGGTGGATGGTGTTGTCACCCCAATCCGAGTCTTGGAGTCTGATTCCATCGCTTCCGTCAAGATGAGGATTCAGACCTGCAAAGGCTTTGTGGTCAAGAACCAGAAGCTTGTCTACAGTGGCAGAGAGCTTTCGCGCAACGATACACTTATCAAGGATTATGGGGTCACTGATGGTAATGTTCTTCATTTGGTTCTTCGCCTCTCCGATCTTCTCTTCATCGTTGTCAAAACCGTTAGTGGCAAAGAATTTCGATTCCATATTGATGGGCATAGAAATGTTGGATACCTTAAGCAACGAATAAAAAGCAAAGGGGAAGAAGGTTTGGTCGATTTTGATGATCAAGATATTTTTTGCAATAATGAGAAGCTTGATGATCAGAGACTCTTTCATGAGTTATGCAAAAATGATGGCAATGTTAttcatttgataataaaaaaatcagcTAAGATTAGGACTACACCAGTTTGCAAAGATTTAAAACTTTTGGTTGAGGCAGGTGAATTCAAACAAGCGGAAGAGCAGACAATTGAGGTGCCAAAGATACCAGCTGGTGTTAGTTTTTGGCTAGAACCAGTTATTGTGAATCCAAAGATGGATCTTTTTCCTTACCTATGGGATTTGATCAACACGACATACGAAGGTTTGAAGAGAGGAAATAGCCCTATTAGGTCCTTGGAGGGAACAGGAGGTACTTACTTGATGCAAGATTCAACAGGACACCAATATGTTTCGGTATTCAAGCCCATGGATGAGGAGCCAATGGCTGTCAACAACCCAAGAGGGCTACCTTGTTCATCCAATAATGAAGGCCTCAAAAGAGGGACAAAGGTAGGGGAAGGAGCTTTGAGGGAAGTTGCAGCTTACATATTGGATCATCCAAGGAAAGGGTCTCGCCTTATGACAGGCGAAGCCATAGGCTTTGCCGGTGTTCCCCCTACCGTTATTGTTCAATGCTTGCATAAAGAATTTCACCATCCAAATGGGTTTGCTTGCTCATTGAAGCATGTCAAGATTGGATCCTTACAGAAGTTCATGACTAATGATGGCAACTGTGAGGACATTGGACCAAGGGCCTTTCCTGTGGAGGAGGTGCATAAAATTACTGTGCTCGACATAAGGTTGGCCAATACAGATAGACATGCTGGAAATATCTTGATCAGAAAAGAAGCTGATGGTCAAATGAAGCTCATTCCTATTGATCATGGCTACTGTCTACCAGCCAAAGTAGGCACTTAATTTCCATTTTTGATTCCTATTTATATATATGTCGTGTGTCTGTTGAATAACAAATTCGTCTCTTAATCTCTACAGTTTGAAGATTGCACATTTGATTGGCTTTATTGGCCGCAAGCACGTCAGCCTTACTCTCCTGATGCAATTGAATATATAAACTCTTTGGATGCAGAAAAAGATATAGAGCTTTTGAAATATTATGGATGGGATATGCCGATTGAATATGCCAGAACACTTCGGATTTCCACAATGTTGCTTAAGAAAGGTGTTCAAAGAGGTCTTACTCCCTTCGATATTGGAAGCATTATGTGCCGAGAAAATCTGAACAAGGAATCTGTAATTGAGGAGATCATTCGCCAAGCTCAGGATTCCTTGCTTCCTGGCATGGATGAATCCGCATTTCTTAAAACTATATCTGAGATCATGGATTCCCGCCTTGAAAAGCTTGCAAACCACTAGTTAGGCTCTCTATAGGTAAATGTATTCAGTGAATGAATTTAATAGTCCATTTCATGATGGACTTCAAGCATCAACTTCAAGTTACATAAATATGATGATGACTTTGTGTGTATTCTAGAACGTAGGCCTGAATCTCTTGTTTGTACCCCACACTTCTCTGAACTATTTTTTAACTCTTGCTATATTGAAAGGAAGTTTAAGGTATGAATAAGATGTATTTGTATTGTGCTAACTTTTCAtgtattttaggatttagaaaatGAATTGGATCTGTCATGTGTGTACATACATTATTAGAAGCATAAAGCATAAATTCATAGTTTTATTTATGGGACTTAGCCAACTTTTAAtatccaagaaagaggaaaggataTATACAAACAGTTGTATCTCTCCATAAATCTGAAAAGTACCCAATAAGTCTGAGATATACATACAACGGGAGGGATCATGTACCCCTACTACAATTCGAAAATTTTTTGAgttgtatatgataataatatttatttatcctcatgaaattattgaatttgatctcacaaaaattttttactcaacttttggtacttaataatcagtttaagaatttcatattagACGTTCATTAGAATGATCAATTTCCAATTTAAATAAGATTAGTGTTCTTTCTTAAATATGaactcaaaaaatattatttatctttttttaaaattagttttagtttttttctgtagcaactatattaattgaaagaatttttttaactatgaatatcaCTGAGAGTTGACTTTTGATTGTATGAGAAATAAATTTCTAAATAATTgtttagtgatatatatatatatatatatatatatatatatatatatatataaagagatattTTGATTATGTTGTTAAAAAAAagattactcaattttttttaaaatatgaagcctaaaaaataaaattataaattatatattattatataaattattattttagtgttttaatttgtaaattatatattttgaagactaatcatattttataataataaaatataattataacaataattatgctatatatacataaaaagtaACTACTCgtatagaatatatattgaaaataaattaaacaataaatatatttatacacaaatatataatgattaatgaacaattttatagttaatttgtatgcaatataatatttttattataaaaattattaaaatttatttatcttatatccTAAAGATACATATTGAGATTACAAATTgagaatatttttgttaaaaatataaagaaacttaagtttttaatatatttatttttgtagttattaaataaaaaatttaaaattttctactaATACTAAATTTGTCATATTTTTaagatatatattaactaaacttaaattattattatattatatatattttgttcttaccattaaaattttttggatttgtcAAGGGATACAACAGGTGTTTCTccaaactccaacaacaatgttatccaaaaaaggaaaaaaaagctcCAATAGCAATTATTGGTTTCCAATATCACCAGCATTGCTATAATTATCGTGGTGAAATTCTCTACTACTCGAGATTCCTAAATAAATTGGTTTTACTATTTCATTCATTATTTGACATTCAAGATAAAAAAAGCAAAGATATCATATTTaaggaaaatagaaataaaaaaacaattcTCTTTATGAGACCCTATTACCCTTTGAATTATTGACAAATCTCTTTTTAACACATTATTTTTTGTTTGGACGacgacaacaacaatgaaatcttTCCACTAAATAGGAAATGACTATAGGAATCAAACAATACTATTGAATTCTTTTATGTATTATGTTTATAGTGaaattatttatacataaatttctttttattatttcattatatttttttggatcttcttttataaattattttgtgcATAAAAagactatttattttttaaaattttgtttgctTTGTCTATTTATTTAATCAAACACAATACATAAACTTAACAACCATGTGACATGTATATTAAAAAATAGTCACCAAATTAACTAGTATTAcaaaatttatgttaaaaataaaatatacaataaaataaattaaataacacatatatttatatacaaatatataataattaatttaataataaattttttgtttgcaATCTTTTttaaacctatatatatatatatatatatatatatatatatatatatatatggcacaTTCAAAACTGTATATATCTTTGTGTTTctaatgcatgcatacatgtgtTCTTTAGGATAAAGTCATTTGGTATTGTTGTGATGCATTAGTTTTGTTTCTTAAAGATATTGGGTTCGTTTCATTGTATGTATTTCGAATTTCTTTTACCTAAAATGAATCAAAAGAAAAGATTATGTTCCAAAAGaaattaacaaattatttataaaaatttgtttttttaagCAGAATGAAAATCAGATGAGGTAATCCCAATTTAGCATGAAAATCGGGGTTGATCCCACCAATTTGTATGTAAATCAAGTCCGTCGCGATTTGTACAAGAATTGGACATGGCTCCCTTTATTTTGAGTTTAAACTCGGGCCAAGTTCACCCGATTTTGGACCATATCCCATTTATAAACAACTTTTTCGTAGTCCAttttatgtgtatttttatttgttatatcaaaaataatattttcgacAAATTATTACTGAATTCTTTGACAAGTTCAGTGTTCGACAAGATTAGACTTCCATCATTGTCAAATGTCAAAAATGTTACATTGTCGATCAACTTACAAGTATAAATTGAAACCTCTTTGAAAGCGGTTAAGTACTCAATTATGTACTCAATGAAAATTGTTATTCGACAAAATTTGGGTCGAAGTCATTTTGTGTAGACATGGATAAAAAAGATTCTACCAAAAATAGAGGTGTGTCAATATCATTTATTAATATCAGCGTGAACGAgaaagatttaatcaaagatagATATGAAGCGTCAAAGAACTTGAAGAATTCGGTATCAAGTGTCAAATCGATAAGGAGATGTGGCATATTAAAAGGATATGGTCAAAGGAGGTTAATGTCTAGAAAGTGAAGTGTCCTTGGCGGGAACGGTTATTGACGAGATAACTGTATGTGGCGATGTGTCAAGAAAGGATTAGTCGAAGCTCAAAGGTGTTTATAAATAGAGAAGCAACCGAAGAATAATGGGTTGGAATTCCACTTCAGAAAATACTCTCACACACTCACATCTC
Coding sequences:
- the LOC112732422 gene encoding phosphatidylinositol 4-kinase gamma 4-like, with translation MSITEYALSSIPKEPVNWESQLGHVPVDPIVIYLTVDGVVTPIRVLESDSIASVKMRIQTCKGFVVKNQKLVYSGRELSRNDTLIKDYGVTDGNVLHLVLRLSDLLFIVVKTVSGKEFRFHIDGHRNVGYLKQRIKSKGEEGLVDFDDQDIFCNNEKLDDQRLFHELCKNDGNVIHLIIKKSAKIRTTPVCKDLKLLVEAGEFKQAEEQTIEVPKIPAGVSFWLEPVIVNPKMDLFPYLWDLINTTYEGLKRGNSPIRSLEGTGGTYLMQDSTGHQYVSVFKPMDEEPMAVNNPRGLPCSSNNEGLKRGTKVGEGALREVAAYILDHPRKGSRLMTGEAIGFAGVPPTVIVQCLHKEFHHPNGFACSLKHVKIGSLQKFMTNDGNCEDIGPRAFPVEEVHKITVLDIRLANTDRHAGNILIRKEADGQMKLIPIDHGYCLPAKFEDCTFDWLYWPQARQPYSPDAIEYINSLDAEKDIELLKYYGWDMPIEYARTLRISTMLLKKGVQRGLTPFDIGSIMCRENLNKESVIEEIIRQAQDSLLPGMDESAFLKTISEIMDSRLEKLANH